Proteins from a genomic interval of Sphingobacterium lactis:
- a CDS encoding ATP-dependent nuclease, giving the protein MYISKVSLVNYRNFANASFQFNKGINTIIGENGSGKTNVFRAIRLLLEDASLQYAYKLTEGDFNRSLDKGKWKGHWIIISVEFDELNDEEAIQSLFIHGVGVAAEDYVKKATYNLFFRPKADIRQKLSELAEGDAVGLQTILNSITIQDNYETFFTGKSTADFNDPNVYKELVGDFENVVFPSTIDASKFGSKIPHQLSVSKEISFTFIQALRDVVSDFHNNRTNPLLTLLKNKSGEIKEEDYQPISDLVEQLNESIEDLPDVQNIRSDIKSTIQDAVGLTYSPSSLSIKSSVPNEAEKLLQSLKLFIGEPGEEYEGGIHELSLGGANLIFLTLKLLEFKYRKSKDTFANFLIIEEPEAHIHNHIQKTLFDKLDYGDTQIIYSTHSTQISEVSNVENINILAKKLNFAEVYQPSTGLTPESINQIQRYLDAVRTNLLFAKGVILVEGDAEEILIPIMVKKVFGVSLDELGISLINIRSTGFENVAQLFHDSRIRRKCAILTDLDDAICDTTINDDDSDRLKKYKRKVEASKQKGLERKAKLDVFEAENDWIKAFYADYTFEVDFITEGNEEEVIAIIDQVYTDQPTRVQAKTDIEDDGVAVYGKRVLTMAKQEGKGWFAIMLGKHISFKTEIPNYIVDAILFAKETYSNNIIADIIEYRMNKHFYDDDALDFSSCRESLTKYRAEEATLDDLAFDLDLVIPDDQLLTFIDKLK; this is encoded by the coding sequence ATGTATATCTCTAAAGTCAGCCTGGTCAATTATAGGAATTTTGCAAATGCAAGTTTTCAATTCAACAAGGGAATAAATACCATAATCGGAGAAAACGGTTCTGGAAAAACAAATGTTTTTAGGGCAATAAGGCTGTTATTAGAAGATGCCTCCTTGCAATATGCTTATAAACTGACGGAAGGAGATTTTAACAGGTCTTTGGATAAGGGAAAATGGAAAGGTCATTGGATTATTATCAGTGTTGAATTTGATGAGCTTAACGATGAAGAGGCAATACAATCCTTGTTCATTCACGGTGTTGGAGTTGCCGCAGAAGATTATGTAAAAAAAGCTACTTACAACCTTTTCTTTCGTCCTAAAGCTGACATCAGACAAAAACTTTCCGAATTAGCTGAAGGAGATGCAGTTGGATTACAAACGATACTCAATAGCATCACAATTCAGGATAATTACGAAACTTTCTTTACTGGAAAAAGCACTGCTGATTTTAATGACCCTAATGTATATAAGGAACTTGTAGGCGATTTTGAAAATGTGGTTTTCCCATCTACGATTGATGCTTCTAAATTTGGCTCTAAAATTCCGCATCAATTATCTGTTTCCAAAGAAATCTCTTTTACATTCATCCAAGCCTTGAGAGATGTAGTAAGTGACTTTCATAACAATAGAACTAATCCTTTACTTACTCTATTGAAAAACAAAAGTGGAGAAATCAAAGAGGAAGATTACCAACCTATCAGCGATTTGGTTGAGCAATTAAATGAAAGCATTGAAGATTTGCCCGATGTACAAAATATAAGGTCAGATATAAAATCAACCATTCAGGATGCCGTCGGTCTTACCTATTCGCCATCTTCATTATCCATTAAATCAAGTGTTCCCAATGAAGCCGAAAAATTGTTACAATCATTGAAACTTTTTATCGGAGAACCAGGCGAGGAATATGAGGGCGGTATTCACGAATTAAGTTTGGGAGGTGCTAATCTAATATTTTTAACCCTGAAATTACTTGAGTTTAAGTATAGAAAATCAAAAGATACATTTGCCAACTTCCTTATTATTGAGGAACCGGAAGCCCATATACATAACCATATTCAAAAGACCTTATTTGACAAATTGGATTATGGAGATACTCAAATTATCTATTCTACTCATTCTACACAAATTTCCGAAGTAAGTAATGTTGAGAATATAAACATCCTTGCAAAGAAATTAAATTTTGCGGAAGTATATCAACCATCAACTGGTTTAACACCTGAAAGCATCAATCAAATACAGCGTTATTTGGATGCTGTAAGAACCAACCTGTTATTTGCAAAAGGAGTAATATTAGTTGAGGGCGATGCAGAAGAGATTTTAATACCAATAATGGTCAAAAAAGTATTTGGTGTAAGTCTTGACGAACTTGGAATTAGCCTCATCAATATACGAAGTACAGGCTTTGAGAATGTAGCCCAACTTTTCCACGATAGCCGTATAAGAAGAAAATGTGCAATTCTAACAGATTTAGATGATGCGATTTGTGATACAACTATTAATGACGATGATAGCGACCGATTAAAAAAATACAAGAGAAAAGTTGAGGCATCTAAACAAAAGGGATTAGAACGTAAAGCTAAATTAGATGTCTTTGAAGCAGAGAATGATTGGATAAAGGCATTTTATGCTGACTATACTTTTGAAGTTGATTTTATAACCGAAGGCAACGAGGAGGAAGTAATAGCTATAATTGACCAAGTATATACAGACCAACCAACAAGAGTACAAGCTAAAACTGATATTGAAGATGATGGTGTTGCGGTTTATGGAAAGCGAGTGCTTACAATGGCTAAACAGGAAGGTAAAGGTTGGTTTGCTATAATGTTAGGCAAGCATATTTCTTTTAAGACGGAAATTCCAAACTATATAGTTGATGCCATTCTTTTCGCCAAAGAAACATACTCCAACAATATTATTGCCGACATCATTGAATATAGGATGAACAAACATTTTTATGATGATGATGCTTTGGATTTTTCATCTTGTCGGGAGAGCCTAACGAAGTATAGAGCCGAAGAAGCAACTTTAGATGACCTTGCTTTTGACTTGGACTTGGTAATACCAGATGACCAGCTATTAACATTCATAGATAAATTGAAATAG
- a CDS encoding endonuclease produces MANYQLPPLKDERLFEELTCDLFNFVENTSSYENTDFQTFGVKGQNQKGIDVFSSKTKTVIQCKLKSIGRKDETIRKILIQDINTDLEKARDLAIDFDKFVFVSTFRDDAQIQEYLNQIKKEQELPFHLYYWGWDTITKHIEQSEALLHKYFPKFVKKSKPIKPKIELPDGALGKELSKKNYIDYLKKRYGDWKQVELNKKGEKFNWAAFTISLSKRYKASGINYIDVRHFDDLASYLKSRIDGTIMGKVNKSKGIKNYSVFEEFSETEI; encoded by the coding sequence ATGGCAAACTATCAATTACCTCCTTTAAAAGATGAAAGGTTATTTGAGGAACTCACTTGTGATTTATTCAATTTTGTAGAGAATACCTCGTCATATGAGAATACAGATTTTCAGACGTTTGGTGTGAAAGGACAAAATCAGAAAGGTATTGATGTCTTTTCTTCTAAAACAAAAACGGTTATACAGTGCAAATTGAAAAGTATTGGAAGAAAAGATGAAACTATAAGGAAAATTCTAATTCAGGATATAAATACTGATTTAGAAAAAGCAAGGGATTTAGCGATTGATTTCGACAAATTTGTTTTTGTTTCTACATTTCGTGACGATGCTCAAATACAGGAATACCTAAATCAAATTAAAAAAGAACAGGAACTACCATTTCATTTATATTATTGGGGATGGGATACCATAACAAAACATATTGAACAATCAGAGGCTTTATTACATAAGTATTTTCCAAAGTTTGTAAAAAAATCCAAGCCTATAAAGCCAAAAATTGAATTACCAGACGGAGCGTTAGGCAAAGAGCTTTCCAAGAAGAACTATATTGATTATTTAAAAAAGCGATATGGCGATTGGAAACAAGTTGAATTAAACAAAAAAGGGGAAAAATTTAATTGGGCTGCATTCACTATTTCATTGTCTAAAAGATATAAAGCATCAGGGATTAATTATATTGATGTTCGACACTTTGATGATTTAGCATCGTATCTAAAAAGCCGAATTGATGGTACAATAATGGGAAAAGTGAACAAGTCTAAAGGAATAAAAAACTATTCTGTGTTTGAAGAGTTCTCGGAAACTGAAATCTAA
- a CDS encoding DUF2326 domain-containing protein — MLIRIYSETNLIDAVPFHNGINIILGKYSGDKEARGINGIGKSTLVRLVDFTLLSGKAEKRFAQKKYDFLRDDEHTITLEIEVQEQKYFIKRGFADTKKIFFGKRPDALDEYEKSEMPKLLEGIFFPTENNEVFFEGKRYGTLMEFFVKDDLQSQQRVDPLNFVSYNANAREKALYNFYLLNLPTKTLLKYNEVSSEYERYNNTVKSLSEKVKADTGKDIQEFRTERLKIEKDIAALEGSLKEYNFLANHKEIEQKLNQVISEINEQSVIYHNTNRKLEKLKSSYNDVSSIDLDKIRKLYNETVATFGNFVKRSLDEVIDFKKQLLTNRNKYLLEEEKKLQSSIDQSLTQLEKLEKNRSQLFSLLKERGALDRIESTYERLVNEKTLLERNTSIVREIDEIEEILGNSNIVIAELKRDIVSELNKQQSYLDELRLLFQQILENAIYLDEEFDNSYFNITLNSTSPRNQLPFKISLEIPKADALGQERLKIVAYDLMVFLKSRIDKRNIPDFLVHDGVFHAISYKTISNVLNYMYHKSNELHNFQYILTFNEDEIDLNGDENKFGKFDFDWSKQVIAEFSDTEQETIFKRFF, encoded by the coding sequence ATGTTAATTAGAATATATTCAGAAACCAACCTTATAGATGCTGTTCCATTTCACAATGGAATAAACATCATATTGGGCAAATACTCTGGGGATAAAGAAGCACGAGGGATTAATGGTATTGGCAAATCTACGTTGGTCAGGCTTGTTGATTTTACCTTATTAAGCGGTAAAGCAGAAAAAAGATTTGCTCAAAAAAAGTATGACTTTTTACGTGATGATGAACACACGATTACTTTAGAAATTGAAGTACAGGAACAAAAATATTTTATCAAGAGGGGCTTTGCCGATACAAAAAAAATATTTTTCGGGAAGCGACCGGATGCTCTTGATGAATATGAAAAATCTGAAATGCCGAAATTGCTGGAAGGGATATTTTTTCCGACAGAGAACAACGAAGTATTCTTTGAAGGAAAAAGATATGGAACGTTGATGGAATTTTTTGTTAAGGACGACTTGCAAAGTCAGCAAAGAGTTGACCCTTTAAATTTTGTTTCTTACAATGCCAATGCAAGAGAAAAGGCATTGTATAATTTTTATTTGCTAAATCTCCCGACAAAAACACTTTTAAAATATAACGAAGTATCTTCTGAATACGAAAGGTATAATAATACGGTAAAATCCCTTTCAGAAAAGGTTAAAGCAGATACAGGTAAAGATATTCAGGAATTTAGAACAGAGCGGTTAAAGATTGAAAAAGACATTGCTGCACTCGAAGGCAGCCTGAAGGAATACAATTTTCTTGCTAATCACAAAGAAATAGAACAAAAATTAAATCAGGTTATATCTGAAATTAACGAGCAATCTGTCATCTATCATAATACAAACCGGAAATTAGAAAAACTAAAATCCTCTTACAATGATGTGTCTTCTATCGACCTGGACAAAATTCGTAAGCTCTACAATGAAACCGTAGCAACATTCGGCAACTTTGTAAAAAGGAGTTTGGATGAAGTTATAGACTTTAAAAAACAACTACTGACGAATAGGAATAAATATTTGTTGGAAGAAGAAAAGAAATTACAATCATCAATCGACCAGAGTTTAACGCAGCTTGAAAAATTAGAAAAGAACAGGAGCCAATTATTTTCATTGCTAAAAGAGAGAGGTGCATTGGATAGGATTGAAAGCACTTATGAAAGATTAGTCAATGAAAAAACACTTTTAGAACGGAATACCTCAATTGTACGAGAAATTGACGAAATAGAAGAGATATTGGGAAACTCCAATATTGTTATCGCAGAATTAAAAAGAGATATTGTCAGCGAGCTAAATAAGCAGCAATCATACCTTGATGAGTTGAGATTGTTATTTCAGCAAATTCTTGAAAATGCAATTTATTTAGATGAAGAATTTGACAACTCTTATTTTAATATCACATTAAACTCTACTTCGCCGAGAAACCAATTGCCTTTTAAAATAAGTTTGGAAATCCCTAAAGCTGATGCGTTAGGACAAGAGCGTTTGAAAATCGTAGCGTATGATTTAATGGTCTTTTTAAAGAGCAGGATTGACAAGCGTAATATTCCGGATTTTCTTGTACACGATGGTGTATTTCACGCCATATCATACAAAACAATATCCAATGTCCTGAACTATATGTACCACAAATCAAACGAGCTGCATAACTTTCAGTATATCCTTACTTTCAATGAAGACGAAATTGATTTAAACGGGGATGAAAATAAGTTTGGCAAGTTCGATTTTGATTGGTCTAAACAAGTGATTGCTGAATTCTCAGATACCGAACAGGAAACAATTTTTAAACGATTTTTTTAA
- a CDS encoding helix-turn-helix domain-containing protein has protein sequence MSGFVGGDFQNGSTNDGRLLLQFTVGSMQLLNYICTFIIKSILILFEMKISGRHIGEMLKEAREQRQLTQEQLAQKVGKKRSYISKVETDYGNNIKLQTLKEIVEKGFDGTVKINLEL, from the coding sequence GTGAGTGGCTTTGTTGGTGGGGACTTCCAGAACGGAAGTACAAATGATGGGAGGCTTTTATTGCAATTTACAGTTGGTTCAATGCAACTTTTAAATTACATTTGTACATTCATAATAAAGTCAATTTTAATCCTTTTTGAGATGAAAATATCAGGCAGACATATTGGAGAAATGCTGAAGGAAGCCAGAGAACAAAGACAGCTAACTCAAGAACAATTAGCCCAAAAAGTGGGTAAGAAAAGGAGTTACATTTCTAAGGTCGAAACTGATTATGGCAATAATATCAAACTTCAAACCCTTAAAGAGATAGTAGAAAAGGGATTTGACGGTACGGTTAAAATTAATTTGGAACTCTGA
- a CDS encoding DUF4134 domain-containing protein, producing MEKQRKKVLLAVVAMLSGIGAFAQGNGSAGINEATQMVTSYFDPATQLIYAIGAVVGLIGGVKVYNKFSSGDPDTSKTAASWFGACIFLIVAATILRSFFL from the coding sequence ATGGAAAAACAGAGAAAAAAAGTTTTGCTGGCAGTCGTGGCAATGCTGTCAGGAATTGGTGCGTTCGCACAGGGAAACGGCTCGGCAGGTATCAACGAGGCTACCCAAATGGTAACAAGTTATTTCGACCCCGCAACGCAGTTAATCTACGCCATCGGTGCGGTAGTCGGGTTAATCGGGGGCGTTAAGGTTTACAACAAATTCAGTTCCGGCGACCCCGACACGAGCAAGACCGCAGCTTCGTGGTTCGGTGCGTGTATCTTCTTGATTGTTGCCGCTACCATCCTGCGTTCATTCTTCCTTTAA
- a CDS encoding DUF4133 domain-containing protein, translated as MNYNINKGIGRTVEFKGLKAQYLFIFAGGLLGTLILVMILYMAGVNSYICLFLGAGGASLIIWQTFSLNRKYGEHGLMKIAGNKRHPRYIICRKPVHRYLKFTPKQNAV; from the coding sequence ATGAATTACAATATCAACAAAGGCATCGGCAGGACGGTGGAATTTAAAGGGCTGAAAGCGCAATACCTGTTCATTTTCGCAGGTGGGCTGCTCGGTACGCTTATCCTCGTGATGATACTGTATATGGCAGGCGTAAACTCCTACATCTGCCTGTTCCTCGGAGCAGGCGGTGCTTCGCTCATTATATGGCAGACCTTTTCGCTCAACAGGAAGTACGGCGAACACGGGCTGATGAAAATTGCAGGCAATAAAAGGCATCCCCGCTACATCATCTGCCGCAAGCCTGTACACCGCTATTTAAAATTCACACCTAAACAGAATGCCGTATGA
- a CDS encoding TraG family conjugative transposon ATPase produces the protein MRNVAKTTTLENKFPLLAVENNCILSKDADITACFEVRLPELFTVASAEYEAIHSTWHKAIKTLPDFTVIHKQDWYIKESYAPDLAQEDQSFLSKSYQRHFNERPFLNHYCYLFLTKTTKERMRMQSNFSSLCKGTLIPKEIRNKETIHRFMEAVAQFERIVNDSGFVSLRRLTEEDIIGTDNTQGLLEQYLTLSRGAATPMQDIALGNEEVRIGNKRLSLHTLSDTDDLPGTVSADTRFEKLSTDRSDCRLSFAAPVGLLLSCNHIYNQYIFLDNSEDNLQKFEKSARNMHSLARYSRANQINKEWIEKYLNEAHSFGLSSIRAHFNIMAWSEDPAELKQLKNDCGSALALMECKPRHNTTDVATLYWAGMPGNAGDFPSEESFYTFIEPALCFFTEETNYHNSPSPFGIKMADRLTGKPIHLDISDLPMKRGIITNRNKFILGPSGSGKSFFTNHMVRQYYEQGAHVLLVDTGNSYQGLCELIKGKTKGEDGVYFTYTEDNPIAFNPFYTDDGVFDIEKRESIKTLILTLWKRDDEPPTRSEEVALSNAVSGYIERIKTEDVYPSFNGFYEYVKGDYRKVLEEKQVREKDFDIANFLNVLEPYYKGGEYDYLLNSNKQLDLLSKRFIVFEIDAIKDHKILFPIVTIIIMEVFINKMRRLKGIRKLILIEEAWKAIAKEGMAEYIKYLFKTVRKFFGEAIVVTQEVDDIIQSPIVKESIINNSDCKILLDQRKYMNKFDDIQAMLGLTDKEKGQVLSINMNNDASRLYKEVWIGLGGTHSAVYATEVSLEEYLAYTTEETEKMEVMQLASELDGNVELAIKHIAMQRRDNSNQ, from the coding sequence ATGAGAAATGTAGCAAAGACCACCACACTGGAAAACAAATTTCCGTTGCTGGCAGTAGAGAACAACTGCATCTTATCCAAAGATGCGGACATTACCGCCTGCTTTGAAGTGCGTTTGCCGGAACTGTTCACAGTCGCTTCTGCGGAATACGAAGCCATACATTCCACCTGGCACAAAGCGATTAAAACCCTGCCTGATTTTACGGTCATTCACAAACAGGATTGGTACATCAAGGAAAGCTATGCGCCCGATTTGGCACAGGAAGACCAGAGCTTTTTATCAAAGTCTTATCAACGCCATTTCAACGAGCGACCGTTCCTGAACCATTATTGCTACCTGTTCCTTACGAAGACCACTAAGGAAAGAATGCGGATGCAAAGCAACTTCAGTTCGCTTTGCAAAGGTACGCTGATACCAAAGGAAATCAGGAACAAGGAAACGATACACCGCTTTATGGAGGCGGTGGCACAGTTTGAGCGTATCGTGAACGATAGCGGTTTTGTAAGCCTGCGACGTTTGACCGAAGAGGACATTATCGGAACGGACAATACACAGGGATTACTGGAACAGTACCTCACGTTATCGAGGGGAGCCGCAACACCAATGCAGGACATCGCACTCGGAAACGAAGAGGTACGCATCGGCAACAAAAGGTTAAGCCTGCACACGCTTTCCGATACGGACGACCTGCCCGGAACAGTATCAGCAGATACCCGTTTTGAAAAGCTATCAACCGACCGTAGCGACTGCCGCCTGTCATTCGCTGCACCTGTGGGTTTGCTGTTAAGCTGCAACCACATCTACAACCAGTACATTTTTTTGGATAACAGCGAAGACAACCTGCAAAAGTTTGAGAAGTCCGCACGGAATATGCACTCACTGGCAAGGTACAGCCGTGCCAATCAAATCAACAAAGAGTGGATAGAAAAGTACCTGAACGAAGCCCACAGCTTCGGGCTATCCTCCATCCGTGCGCACTTCAACATTATGGCGTGGTCGGAAGACCCTGCGGAACTGAAACAGCTAAAGAACGATTGCGGTAGTGCATTGGCATTGATGGAGTGTAAGCCTCGGCACAACACTACGGACGTAGCCACTTTGTATTGGGCAGGTATGCCCGGCAATGCGGGCGACTTCCCCAGTGAGGAAAGTTTTTACACTTTTATTGAGCCTGCATTGTGCTTCTTCACGGAAGAAACCAACTACCACAATTCGCCCTCGCCGTTCGGTATCAAGATGGCTGACAGGCTTACAGGAAAACCTATCCATTTGGATATTTCCGACCTGCCTATGAAGCGTGGTATCATTACGAACCGGAACAAGTTTATACTTGGTCCATCGGGAAGTGGTAAATCGTTCTTCACTAACCATATGGTACGGCAGTATTATGAACAGGGCGCACACGTACTGTTGGTAGATACGGGTAACTCTTATCAGGGCTTGTGCGAACTCATCAAAGGAAAGACCAAAGGCGAAGACGGTGTTTACTTCACTTATACCGAAGATAACCCCATTGCCTTTAACCCTTTCTATACCGATGATGGCGTGTTCGACATTGAGAAGCGGGAAAGTATCAAGACTTTGATACTGACCTTATGGAAACGTGACGATGAGCCGCCAACCCGTTCTGAAGAAGTTGCCCTTTCCAATGCGGTAAGCGGTTATATCGAACGTATCAAAACGGAAGACGTTTACCCGTCATTCAACGGTTTCTATGAGTATGTAAAAGGCGACTACCGCAAGGTACTGGAAGAAAAGCAGGTCAGGGAAAAGGACTTTGACATTGCCAACTTCCTGAACGTACTCGAACCCTATTACAAGGGTGGCGAATATGATTACCTGCTGAACTCCAACAAGCAGTTAGACCTGCTTTCCAAACGCTTTATCGTGTTTGAGATTGATGCGATTAAAGACCACAAAATCCTCTTTCCCATTGTGACCATCATCATTATGGAGGTGTTCATCAACAAGATGCGCCGATTGAAAGGTATTCGTAAGCTCATCCTGATTGAAGAGGCTTGGAAAGCGATAGCCAAAGAAGGAATGGCAGAATACATCAAGTATTTGTTTAAGACCGTCCGCAAATTTTTCGGAGAAGCGATTGTCGTAACGCAAGAGGTCGATGATATTATCCAGTCGCCCATTGTCAAGGAAAGTATCATCAATAACTCCGACTGTAAAATCCTGCTTGACCAACGCAAGTATATGAACAAGTTTGATGATATACAGGCGATGTTGGGGCTTACGGACAAAGAGAAAGGGCAGGTACTTTCCATCAATATGAACAACGATGCAAGCCGACTTTACAAAGAGGTTTGGATTGGCTTAGGTGGTACGCACTCGGCAGTCTATGCCACCGAAGTTAGTTTGGAGGAATACCTCGCCTACACGACAGAAGAAACCGAAAAAATGGAAGTAATGCAGCTTGCTTCCGAACTGGATGGTAATGTAGAACTCGCCATTAAGCATATCGCAATGCAAAGGCGGGACAATTCAAATCAATAG
- a CDS encoding DUF4141 domain-containing protein, which yields MKKVLYLVCTALMLAVAPSAKAQWVVTDPANLASGIINSANEIVQTSSTVSNVIKNFNEVKKVYDQGKEYYDKLKAINNLVKDARKVQQTVLLVGDVSEMYVNNFGKMMNDPNFTPQELTAIGNGYSALLNESTELLKELKQIITSSSLSLNDKERMDVIDRVYKEVKDYHSLVRYYTNKNISVSYLRAKKKNDAQRVLELYGTANQKYW from the coding sequence ATGAAAAAAGTATTGTATCTGGTGTGTACGGCACTGATGCTCGCCGTAGCACCGTCAGCAAAAGCCCAGTGGGTTGTAACCGACCCGGCTAATTTGGCTTCGGGCATTATCAACTCTGCAAACGAAATCGTGCAGACTTCTTCCACCGTAAGCAACGTGATAAAGAACTTCAACGAAGTGAAAAAAGTTTACGACCAGGGCAAGGAATATTACGACAAGCTGAAAGCTATCAACAACCTTGTGAAAGATGCCCGTAAAGTGCAACAAACGGTATTGTTGGTAGGCGATGTTTCCGAAATGTACGTGAACAACTTCGGCAAGATGATGAACGACCCAAATTTCACACCGCAGGAACTGACCGCTATCGGCAACGGTTATTCGGCACTGCTCAATGAAAGTACCGAACTGCTGAAAGAACTGAAGCAGATTATAACCTCATCAAGCCTTTCGCTCAATGACAAAGAGCGTATGGATGTGATTGACCGTGTGTACAAAGAGGTAAAGGATTACCACAGCCTTGTACGCTACTACACCAACAAGAACATTTCTGTAAGCTACCTAAGAGCGAAAAAGAAAAACGATGCCCAAAGAGTGCTTGAACTCTACGGAACTGCTAACCAAAAATACTGGTAA
- the traJ gene encoding conjugative transposon protein TraJ — protein MEWDNLHELLRSLYDDMMPLAGDMAAVAKGLAGLGALFYVALKVWQALSRAEPIDMFPLLRPFALGLCIMFFPTIVLGTINAVLSPVVVGTHQILEDQVLDLNKLQQQKDQLEYEAMVRNPETAYMVSDEEFDKKLDELGWSPSDIGTMAGMYMDRQAYKIEKAIKDWFRNLLEILFQAAALVIDTIRTFFLIVLSILGPIAFAISVWDGFQSTLTQWLTRYVSVYLWLPVSDLFSSMLARIQSLILERDIAMLADPTYIPDTSNTVYIIFMIIGIIGYFTIPTVTGWVIQAGGAGNFTRNVNSTAMKAGNIAGAGAGSTVGNIGGKLMNK, from the coding sequence ATGGAATGGGATAATCTTCACGAACTCCTGCGGTCGCTTTATGATGATATGATGCCACTTGCAGGCGATATGGCGGCAGTCGCTAAGGGTTTGGCGGGATTGGGAGCATTGTTCTATGTGGCATTAAAGGTTTGGCAGGCTTTAAGCCGTGCCGAACCTATTGATATGTTCCCTTTGCTGCGCCCGTTCGCTTTGGGGCTTTGCATAATGTTCTTTCCAACCATTGTTTTGGGAACCATCAATGCGGTATTAAGCCCCGTGGTAGTAGGAACCCACCAAATACTCGAAGACCAGGTGCTTGACCTGAACAAGCTGCAACAGCAGAAAGACCAGTTGGAATACGAGGCAATGGTAAGGAACCCCGAAACTGCCTATATGGTATCAGACGAAGAGTTTGATAAAAAACTGGATGAACTGGGATGGTCGCCCTCCGACATTGGAACAATGGCGGGTATGTATATGGACAGGCAAGCCTACAAGATTGAGAAAGCCATAAAGGATTGGTTTCGCAATCTACTGGAAATACTCTTTCAGGCAGCGGCTTTGGTCATTGATACCATACGAACGTTTTTCCTGATAGTCCTCTCCATACTCGGACCAATAGCCTTTGCTATTTCCGTATGGGACGGCTTTCAGTCCACGCTCACGCAATGGCTCACGAGGTACGTCAGCGTTTACCTGTGGCTTCCTGTTTCGGATTTGTTCAGCTCAATGTTGGCAAGAATACAATCCCTCATTTTGGAAAGGGATATAGCAATGCTTGCCGACCCCACCTATATACCTGATACGAGCAATACCGTGTACATCATCTTTATGATAATCGGCATCATCGGGTACTTCACTATCCCGACCGTAACAGGTTGGGTAATCCAAGCCGGAGGCGCAGGAAACTTTACCCGCAATGTAAACTCCACAGCAATGAAAGCCGGAAACATCGCCGGAGCAGGCGCAGGCTCAACAGTTGGAAACATCGGCGGTAAACTGATGAATAAATAA
- the traK gene encoding conjugative transposon protein TraK, whose translation MEFKTLRNIENSFRQIRLYAIVFAVLCISVVGYAVWRSYRFAEEQRQKIYVLDNGKSLMLALSQDASINRPVEAREHVRRFHELFFTLAPDKNAIESNMSRAFNLADKSAFDYYKDLSEKGYYSRIISGNVQQRIEVDSVVCNFDNYPYAVRTYAKQFIIRSSNVTRRNLITSCYLVNSVRSDNNPQGFNIEKFAVVENKDIEVIER comes from the coding sequence ATGGAATTTAAAACGCTAAGAAATATCGAAAACAGCTTTAGGCAGATAAGATTATATGCCATTGTGTTTGCGGTTCTCTGCATTAGCGTGGTAGGTTACGCCGTATGGCGTTCCTACCGCTTTGCAGAAGAACAACGCCAAAAAATCTATGTACTGGATAACGGCAAATCCCTGATGCTTGCCTTATCGCAGGATGCGAGCATCAACCGCCCGGTTGAAGCAAGGGAACACGTTAGGAGATTTCACGAACTGTTCTTTACGCTTGCTCCCGACAAGAACGCTATTGAAAGCAATATGAGCAGGGCATTTAACCTTGCCGATAAAAGTGCTTTTGATTACTACAAAGACTTGTCGGAAAAGGGCTATTACAGCCGTATCATTTCGGGGAACGTGCAGCAACGCATCGAGGTGGATAGTGTCGTGTGCAATTTCGACAACTACCCGTATGCAGTGCGCACCTATGCCAAACAGTTCATTATCCGGTCAAGCAATGTAACCAGGCGAAACCTGATTACTTCCTGCTATCTCGTCAACTCCGTTCGTTCCGACAATAATCCGCAGGGCTTCAATATTGAAAAATTTGCAGTCGTGGAAAATAAGGATATAGAGGTCATCGAACGCTAA